A genomic segment from Methanolobus zinderi encodes:
- a CDS encoding 30S ribosomal protein S19 translates to MARKSSSKLPKRKGEYTYRGKTVEQLKSLSVEEFAELLPSRERRTIKKGFTEGRKQVIQNLQDKDKVRTHYRDLIVFPDMVGKHIEIYNGKTFVEVEIQPEMIGHRFGEFAATRSKVNHGSAGVGATRSSKFVPLK, encoded by the coding sequence ATGGCAAGAAAATCATCATCCAAATTACCAAAACGAAAAGGTGAATATACATACCGTGGCAAGACGGTTGAACAGCTCAAATCCTTGAGCGTCGAGGAGTTTGCTGAACTTTTGCCATCCCGTGAACGCCGAACTATCAAAAAAGGCTTCACAGAAGGCAGAAAACAGGTAATCCAGAATCTTCAGGACAAGGATAAGGTACGTACCCACTACAGGGATCTGATAGTTTTCCCTGACATGGTGGGAAAACATATCGAAATATACAACGGCAAAACATTTGTGGAAGTAGAGATACAGCCGGAAATGATCGGACACAGGTTCGGGGAATTCGCAGCAACTCGCTCCAAGGTTAACCACGGAAGTGCAGGTGTCGGAGCAACCCGTTCAAGCAAGTTCGTTCCGTTGAAGTAA
- a CDS encoding 30S ribosomal protein S4e: MAKHQKRISVPNSWQISKKSNKWITTTRPGPHHKEQSIPLGIVLRDMLGIVDNRAEAKRVLSEGKILVDGIVKKDLRFPIGLLDVISIPDAEVSYRVLLDRKGRLELHKLEDADVNKLCRINGKTVIKGGAIQLNLSDGSNVLGSNDYSTKDSIILSLPDKEVLKHIKYEVGNIAMIVGGRHTGEIGTIKEINTVRSSRNNTVSISGDYDFETIEDYVVVIGEDEPEIKLGGEAVE; the protein is encoded by the coding sequence GTGGCCAAACATCAAAAGAGAATATCTGTACCAAACAGCTGGCAGATATCAAAGAAATCTAATAAGTGGATCACTACTACAAGACCTGGTCCACATCACAAAGAACAGAGTATACCTCTCGGTATAGTACTGAGGGACATGCTGGGTATAGTTGACAACCGTGCAGAGGCAAAGCGTGTTCTCTCAGAGGGTAAGATACTTGTCGACGGTATAGTCAAAAAGGATCTCAGATTCCCTATCGGCTTACTTGACGTAATCTCAATACCCGATGCAGAGGTATCTTACCGTGTATTGCTTGATCGCAAGGGAAGACTCGAGCTCCATAAGCTTGAGGATGCCGATGTGAACAAGCTGTGCAGGATCAACGGTAAGACTGTAATCAAGGGCGGAGCCATACAGCTCAACCTCAGTGACGGATCAAACGTTCTGGGATCCAACGATTACAGTACAAAGGATTCGATCATCCTTTCATTGCCTGACAAGGAAGTACTCAAACACATCAAGTACGAAGTAGGCAATATTGCAATGATCGTCGGTGGAAGACACACCGGTGAGATAGGCACAATAAAGGAGATCAATACAGTCCGCAGTTCAAGGAACAACACTGTTTCCATATCCGGTGACTATGACTTCGAGACGATCGAAGACTATGTGGTGGTCATTGGTGAGGACGAACCAGAGATCAAACTGGGTGGTGAGGCAGTTGAGTAA
- a CDS encoding 30S ribosomal protein S3, producing the protein MAIEKKFVQEGYVKASMDEFFSKQLSRAGYGGMDINRTPMGTQITIYSEKPGMVIGKAGKVIRKLTRDIDRLYDVDNPQIDAQEVRKPELNAQMMASRLASSIERGWYFRKAGHNTMRAIMNSGALGCEIVISGKLTGARSRVEKLVNGYIKHAGKPVDDIVDEGFATAVRKLGTLGCKVRIIPPGAVLPDSFHLKDIVEEVPEEAAATEEEGSDIEKLVETEAEGEVADEEEAEEVVEESATEEAEEPAAEGEASEETSEETVEEATEEAPENAPEEPEPMEGLVDEQRRLMDDVWQHKHEGYDYWHPIARVHKEDK; encoded by the coding sequence ATGGCAATAGAAAAGAAATTCGTTCAGGAAGGATACGTAAAGGCCTCCATGGATGAATTTTTCTCAAAACAGCTCAGCAGGGCAGGCTACGGTGGAATGGATATCAACCGTACTCCCATGGGTACACAGATCACAATATACTCCGAGAAACCCGGTATGGTAATCGGTAAGGCAGGTAAGGTCATTCGTAAACTTACCAGGGACATCGACAGACTTTATGATGTCGACAACCCGCAGATCGATGCGCAGGAAGTCAGAAAGCCCGAACTCAATGCACAGATGATGGCATCACGCCTTGCATCCTCCATCGAGAGAGGATGGTACTTCAGGAAGGCAGGCCACAACACCATGAGGGCTATCATGAACTCAGGTGCACTTGGCTGTGAGATCGTCATTTCCGGAAAACTGACCGGTGCAAGGTCCAGGGTAGAGAAACTCGTAAACGGATACATCAAGCACGCAGGAAAACCTGTGGATGATATCGTGGACGAGGGCTTTGCAACCGCTGTAAGAAAACTCGGAACCCTTGGATGTAAAGTAAGGATCATTCCTCCTGGTGCTGTACTTCCTGACTCCTTCCATCTGAAGGACATCGTCGAAGAGGTGCCTGAAGAAGCAGCTGCTACTGAGGAAGAAGGCAGTGACATCGAGAAGCTTGTGGAGACAGAAGCTGAAGGTGAGGTTGCTGACGAAGAGGAAGCAGAGGAAGTTGTTGAGGAATCAGCTACTGAAGAAGCTGAAGAGCCGGCAGCAGAAGGGGAAGCTTCAGAGGAGACTTCTGAGGAAACGGTCGAAGAGGCCACCGAAGAAGCACCTGAGAATGCTCCTGAGGAACCAGAACCTATGGAAGGTCTCGTTGACGAACAGCGCAGACTTATGGATGACGTCTGGCAGCACAAGCATGAAGGCTACGATTACTGGCATCCTATCGCACGTGTTCACAAGGAGGATAAGTAA
- the rpmC gene encoding 50S ribosomal protein L29, whose product MAILRLNEIRDMSPEERMDELDKMKDELTRERALSSAGGAPDNPGRIGELRRTIARIKTIQREMKEI is encoded by the coding sequence ATGGCAATTCTTCGCTTGAACGAGATCAGGGACATGTCCCCTGAAGAAAGGATGGATGAACTTGACAAGATGAAGGACGAACTCACACGTGAGCGTGCACTTTCATCTGCAGGAGGAGCTCCTGATAACCCCGGAAGGATCGGGGAGCTCAGGCGTACAATTGCCAGGATCAAGACCATCCAGAGAGAAATGAAGGAGATCTGA
- a CDS encoding 30S ribosomal protein S8: MVLLDPLADALSTIKNAEAIGKSSCKIQPASKLIGTVLKVMQSRGYIGEFEFIEDGKAGIYEVELVGRINKCGAIKPRYSVGAADFERWEKQFLPARNFGTIILTTSMGVISQYEARENNVGGQLLAYVY; this comes from the coding sequence ATGGTATTATTAGATCCACTTGCTGATGCATTATCCACTATAAAGAACGCTGAAGCTATAGGAAAGAGCTCCTGTAAAATTCAGCCCGCTTCAAAACTCATCGGAACTGTCCTCAAGGTTATGCAGTCCCGCGGATATATCGGTGAGTTCGAATTTATAGAAGATGGCAAGGCAGGTATTTATGAGGTAGAGCTTGTTGGTAGGATCAACAAATGTGGTGCTATCAAGCCACGTTATTCAGTAGGTGCTGCAGATTTCGAAAGATGGGAAAAGCAGTTTCTCCCTGCAAGGAACTTCGGTACGATTATACTGACTACATCCATGGGTGTAATATCACAGTACGAAGCTCGTGAGAATAACGTAGGCGGACAGTTACTTGCTTATGTTTACTGA
- a CDS encoding 30S ribosomal protein S17 has product MARDIGLDVPAPEKECNDVNCPFHGVLPVRGQVLVGTVVSDDMDRTVVIQRKHEMLIKKYQRYEKRQSKIHAHNPSCIDAKEGDVVTIAECRPLSKTKSYVVIKVEAQA; this is encoded by the coding sequence ATGGCAAGAGATATTGGATTGGATGTCCCGGCTCCGGAAAAGGAGTGTAATGACGTTAATTGTCCATTCCATGGAGTACTGCCTGTTCGCGGACAGGTCCTTGTAGGGACCGTTGTAAGCGATGATATGGACAGGACCGTGGTCATCCAGCGCAAGCATGAGATGCTTATCAAGAAATATCAGAGATATGAGAAAAGGCAATCTAAGATCCATGCACACAATCCTTCCTGCATAGATGCAAAGGAAGGGGATGTTGTGACGATCGCAGAATGCAGACCACTGAGCAAGACCAAATCATATGTAGTGATTAAGGTGGAGGCTCAGGCATGA
- a CDS encoding 30S ribosomal protein S14: MVRTTKNFGRGAHECKRCGRKQGLVRKYDIYLCRHCFREIAHDMGFEKYT, translated from the coding sequence ATGGTTCGAACCACAAAGAACTTCGGCAGGGGCGCACACGAATGCAAGAGATGCGGCAGAAAACAGGGACTTGTCAGGAAATATGATATTTACCTGTGCAGACACTGTTTCCGTGAGATTGCCCACGATATGGGATTCGAGAAATATACGTGA
- a CDS encoding 50S ribosomal protein L5 produces MRTPVVDKVVVHMGVGESGQHLVDAEGILGEVTGQKVIRTYAKRTLPSFSIKKNEPIGCKVTLRGERAEKFLTTALDIVEKELRASQFDKNGNVTFGIEEHTDFPGMRYDPNIGIFGMDVNVVVNRPGYRISKRRITKARIPASHRITKDDTISFFKDKYSVEVI; encoded by the coding sequence ATGAGGACTCCTGTTGTTGATAAGGTCGTAGTCCACATGGGTGTGGGCGAAAGCGGTCAGCATCTTGTTGACGCCGAAGGTATACTCGGTGAAGTCACAGGACAGAAGGTCATCAGGACATACGCCAAGAGGACCCTGCCTTCTTTCAGTATAAAGAAGAACGAACCTATCGGATGCAAGGTAACCCTCAGAGGAGAGCGTGCCGAGAAGTTCCTGACCACCGCACTGGACATTGTAGAGAAAGAGCTCCGTGCATCACAGTTTGATAAGAACGGCAATGTTACCTTCGGTATTGAGGAACACACTGACTTCCCGGGAATGAGGTACGATCCAAACATTGGTATCTTTGGAATGGATGTCAATGTAGTTGTCAACCGTCCCGGATACAGGATCAGTAAGAGAAGGATAACAAAGGCCAGAATCCCCGCATCACACAGGATAACAAAGGATGATACAATTTCCTTCTTTAAAGACAAATATTCAGTGGAGGTTATCTAA
- a CDS encoding 50S ribosomal protein L23, with the protein MSAIKYPFITEKAMMLLEDNKLQFVVDSRANKNQIKAEVMKLYGFPVASVCTMSTMKGLKKAIVTFEGTEAAHEIATRIGLM; encoded by the coding sequence ATGAGCGCAATCAAATACCCATTCATCACTGAAAAAGCAATGATGCTTCTGGAAGACAACAAACTCCAGTTTGTTGTCGATTCCCGCGCAAACAAGAATCAGATCAAGGCCGAGGTCATGAAACTTTATGGTTTCCCGGTTGCCTCGGTATGTACTATGAGCACAATGAAAGGTCTCAAGAAGGCCATAGTGACTTTCGAAGGCACAGAGGCTGCCCACGAAATAGCTACAAGGATAGGTCTGATGTGA
- a CDS encoding indolepyruvate oxidoreductase subunit beta: MSAEGISIFDLIIAGVGGQGTILASDIIGKAAVKEDMSVRAAETHGMAQRGGSVVNHIRLGCELGSMIPLKGADVLLALEPSEALRYMEYLAEDGVILVNTEPILPVTVTSGLCTYPDIDDILSVMKEEREVKAFNATDLAKEAGHPQSMNVVMVGAVSNYLPVSVDTLLECVKELVPPKTVDINIRAFEMGRSVIQG, encoded by the coding sequence ATGAGTGCAGAAGGAATATCCATATTCGATCTAATAATTGCGGGTGTGGGCGGACAGGGTACCATCCTTGCATCTGATATCATAGGCAAGGCTGCTGTAAAGGAAGATATGTCCGTCAGAGCCGCAGAGACCCATGGTATGGCCCAGCGTGGTGGCTCGGTTGTGAACCATATCAGGCTCGGATGCGAGCTTGGTTCGATGATACCTCTGAAAGGTGCCGATGTCTTGCTTGCACTGGAACCAAGTGAAGCACTGAGATATATGGAATACCTTGCAGAGGACGGAGTGATATTGGTCAATACGGAACCGATACTTCCGGTCACTGTTACTTCAGGACTCTGTACTTATCCGGATATCGATGATATTCTCTCCGTGATGAAAGAAGAAAGGGAAGTCAAGGCCTTCAATGCTACGGATCTTGCAAAGGAGGCGGGACATCCGCAATCCATGAACGTTGTCATGGTGGGTGCGGTATCAAACTATCTGCCTGTATCTGTTGATACCCTGCTTGAATGTGTTAAGGAACTGGTTCCTCCGAAAACAGTTGACATCAATATCAGGGCTTTTGAGATGGGCAGGTCTGTAATACAGGGATGA
- a CDS encoding 50S ribosomal protein L2 produces MARRIISQNRGRGTPTYRAPSHRYKASMKHPRVDSNDTVYGTVLEVTHDPARSAPVVKVSFDNGEERLILAPEGVAVGDEIACGISAEVKPGNILPLAEIPEGVPVCNIEGKPNDGGRFARSSGVYATVISHERGKTVLEMPSGEMKWFNPRCRATIGIIAGGGRVDRPFLKAGKKYHKLKTRAAKYPRVRGVAMNVIDHPFGGGNRQHPGRPTTVSRNAPPGRKVGQIAARRTGKR; encoded by the coding sequence ATGGCAAGAAGAATCATATCACAGAACAGAGGTCGTGGAACCCCTACTTACAGAGCACCATCACACAGGTATAAGGCTTCAATGAAGCACCCTCGTGTTGACTCGAATGACACTGTTTACGGTACAGTGCTTGAGGTCACACACGATCCGGCACGCTCTGCACCGGTAGTAAAGGTATCTTTCGATAACGGCGAGGAACGTCTGATCCTTGCACCGGAAGGCGTTGCGGTGGGCGACGAGATCGCCTGCGGAATATCCGCAGAAGTAAAACCAGGAAACATCCTGCCACTGGCAGAGATCCCGGAAGGTGTCCCTGTCTGTAACATTGAGGGTAAACCCAATGACGGAGGAAGGTTTGCACGTTCTTCAGGTGTATATGCAACAGTAATTTCCCATGAACGTGGTAAGACAGTCCTTGAGATGCCTTCAGGTGAGATGAAATGGTTCAACCCGAGATGTCGTGCAACAATTGGTATTATTGCAGGTGGCGGAAGGGTTGACAGACCGTTTCTCAAGGCAGGAAAGAAGTATCACAAGTTGAAGACAAGAGCTGCAAAGTATCCCCGTGTAAGAGGTGTCGCCATGAATGTAATCGATCACCCGTTCGGTGGAGGTAACAGGCAGCATCCCGGAAGACCTACCACGGTCAGCAGGAATGCACCTCCGGGACGTAAAGTAGGCCAGATAGCAGCACGCAGGACAGGAAAGCGTTAA
- a CDS encoding 50S ribosomal protein L6, producing MAKEIKKEIPIPEDVTVTFSGKILSVSGPKGKNERMFWYPGINIEIADSEIIIDTPFSKKTQKAMVGTFASHVRNMLHGVTEGFEYRMKVVYSHFPMQVKAEGNKLTIGNFLGEKKSRSAKILGDTTVKVSGDEVIITGVNKEDVGQTAANIEQATKIKRFDPRIFQDGIYIVEKTA from the coding sequence ATGGCAAAAGAAATCAAAAAAGAGATCCCCATTCCCGAGGATGTCACAGTTACGTTCTCAGGGAAGATCCTCTCAGTGTCCGGACCAAAAGGCAAGAATGAAAGAATGTTCTGGTACCCAGGCATTAATATTGAGATTGCGGACTCTGAGATAATCATCGATACTCCATTCAGCAAGAAGACCCAGAAAGCAATGGTCGGAACCTTTGCTTCCCATGTCAGAAATATGCTACATGGGGTAACTGAAGGCTTTGAGTATCGTATGAAAGTTGTTTACTCTCACTTCCCGATGCAGGTAAAAGCAGAGGGTAATAAGCTTACAATAGGCAACTTCCTCGGTGAAAAGAAGTCCAGATCAGCAAAGATACTTGGTGACACTACCGTTAAGGTAAGTGGTGATGAAGTGATCATCACAGGTGTCAACAAGGAAGATGTTGGCCAGACAGCTGCTAACATCGAGCAGGCAACAAAGATCAAAAGGTTTGACCCGCGTATATTCCAGGATGGAATATACATAGTGGAGAAGACAGCGTAG
- the galU gene encoding UTP--glucose-1-phosphate uridylyltransferase GalU: protein MEVKKAVIPVAGLGTRFLPVTKSMPKEMLPIIDKPVIHYVVEEAIASGIDDIVFITGRSKRSIEDYFDDSPELENHLREKKKENLLKIVQDISSLVDIHYIRQKEPRGLGDAIYTAKKHINDEPFAVLLGDDIIVNQEPCTKQLIDNFVKYGRSTIAVEEVPQEKISSYGIIKGKPIDDSLYTLDNIVEKPKAEDAPSNIGAIGRYVFTPEILDCIKETASGVGNEIQLTDAIRLLNEEQMIYAYRFRGQRYDTGDKVEYVKAIVDFALKNKDMRGQIEEHIRSKQIDPGSSPEKKDVAKKILSK from the coding sequence GTGGAAGTCAAAAAAGCCGTAATCCCTGTCGCAGGTCTTGGAACAAGGTTCCTCCCTGTCACAAAATCCATGCCAAAGGAAATGCTTCCTATAATAGACAAGCCAGTTATCCACTATGTAGTGGAGGAAGCCATAGCATCCGGAATAGATGACATCGTATTCATTACCGGCAGGAGCAAGAGATCCATTGAGGATTATTTCGATGACTCCCCGGAACTTGAGAATCATCTAAGGGAAAAGAAAAAAGAGAACCTATTAAAGATAGTGCAGGACATCTCATCACTGGTAGATATACACTATATCAGGCAGAAAGAGCCCCGAGGACTCGGGGATGCTATCTACACGGCAAAGAAACATATCAATGACGAGCCCTTTGCGGTACTGCTTGGTGACGACATAATTGTGAATCAAGAACCCTGTACCAAACAGTTGATCGATAACTTCGTGAAATACGGCAGGTCCACCATAGCTGTGGAAGAAGTACCACAGGAAAAGATCAGCAGCTACGGTATCATTAAAGGTAAGCCCATAGATGATTCATTATACACTCTGGACAATATTGTTGAAAAACCAAAAGCTGAAGATGCTCCATCCAATATAGGAGCAATAGGAAGATACGTATTCACTCCAGAGATACTTGACTGCATAAAAGAAACAGCAAGTGGTGTGGGTAATGAGATACAGCTCACGGATGCCATACGCCTTTTAAACGAAGAACAGATGATATATGCATACAGGTTCAGGGGCCAGAGATACGATACCGGTGACAAGGTAGAGTACGTCAAGGCGATAGTTGATTTTGCACTTAAAAACAAAGATATGCGAGGACAGATCGAGGAGCATATCAGAAGCAAGCAGATAGATCCTGGCTCAAGTCCGGAAAAAAAGGATGTTGCTAAGAAGATCCTAAGCAAGTAA
- the rpl4p gene encoding 50S ribosomal protein L4, with translation MATANIIDLSGNSKGDVQLPAVFDEAYRPDLIKRAVLTAQANRLQPYGTKLYAGMETSAESWGSGRGVAQIPRLSNGSRAARVPQAVGGRRAHPPKTETDRTEKVNRKERRMAIRSAIASTANAEVVMGRGHRFDAQLPLVAENALEDLEKTKDVVSFLQAAGVYDDVLRAKDGRNVRAGRGKLRGRRFKNRKSVLIVAARDSALFRSARNLAGVDVISVDSLNTEILAPGTHAGRLTVWTESAIAALEGMFE, from the coding sequence ATGGCCACAGCAAACATTATTGATTTATCCGGTAACAGCAAGGGCGATGTGCAGCTTCCTGCAGTATTCGATGAGGCATACAGGCCTGATCTTATCAAAAGAGCTGTACTTACGGCACAGGCAAACAGGCTGCAGCCCTATGGTACCAAATTGTATGCAGGTATGGAAACCTCAGCAGAGTCATGGGGATCAGGCAGAGGTGTTGCACAGATCCCGAGGCTCTCAAACGGTAGCCGTGCAGCAAGAGTTCCTCAGGCTGTCGGCGGTAGGAGAGCACATCCTCCGAAGACCGAAACCGACAGAACAGAGAAAGTAAACAGAAAAGAAAGGCGTATGGCAATCCGTTCAGCCATAGCAAGTACAGCTAACGCAGAAGTGGTAATGGGACGCGGACACAGATTCGATGCTCAGCTTCCACTGGTGGCAGAAAATGCCCTAGAAGACCTTGAAAAGACAAAGGACGTTGTCAGTTTCCTGCAGGCAGCAGGTGTCTATGACGATGTACTTCGCGCAAAGGACGGTAGGAACGTAAGGGCCGGAAGAGGAAAGCTCCGTGGAAGAAGATTCAAGAACAGAAAGAGCGTCCTCATTGTAGCGGCACGCGATTCCGCTCTTTTCAGATCTGCAAGGAACCTTGCAGGTGTGGATGTAATATCAGTGGATTCCCTTAATACCGAGATCCTTGCACCGGGAACACACGCCGGCAGGTTGACAGTATGGACAGAATCTGCAATAGCTGCCCTGGAGGGAATGTTCGAATGA
- the rnp1 gene encoding ribonuclease P protein component 1, giving the protein MEITPSKLIFHELIGLVVKIEDATNPTLSNIRGKVVDETRNMIIVQTEEGQKKMVPKTGTTFVFQIPGRISGKHARRHVKIEGNLLLSQPENRTKNIRKIRMR; this is encoded by the coding sequence GTGGAAATCACTCCTTCAAAACTTATATTCCACGAATTAATCGGGCTGGTAGTTAAAATTGAAGACGCTACCAATCCCACACTGAGCAATATACGCGGCAAAGTGGTTGATGAAACGAGGAACATGATCATTGTTCAAACAGAGGAAGGTCAGAAGAAGATGGTTCCAAAAACAGGCACGACCTTTGTGTTTCAGATACCCGGCCGCATATCGGGCAAACATGCCAGAAGGCATGTCAAAATAGAAGGGAACCTACTGCTCTCACAACCCGAGAACAGAACCAAGAACATTAGGAAAATACGCATGAGGTAA
- the rpl3p gene encoding 50S ribosomal protein L3, which produces MAKGHRPRRGSLAFSPRKRAQSHIPRFNSWPESAGEPKLQDFAGYKVGMTHVILVDDVKNSLTEGMEISVPVTVVETPAIRVAAIRAYNNTHYGEKAVADAWSSDVDESLGKTIKLPKESNTEEALDKITKMIEEGSVSDIKVVTYTLPKKLTGIPKKNADIMETAVNGSSVQEKFDYAKSLLGSEVKISDVFNNGEFVDVAAITTGKGTQGPVKRWGINLAKNKHSRQGSLRQIGTLGPFHPARVSWRVPQMGQMGYHQRTEYNKRIMKVSTDGEEINPEGGFLNYGLVRGDYVLLKGSIPGPSKRLVRLREPMRSKATAMGEPQLLHVSTQSKQG; this is translated from the coding sequence ATGGCAAAAGGGCATAGACCAAGACGAGGTTCACTCGCTTTCAGTCCGCGCAAAAGAGCACAAAGCCACATCCCAAGATTCAACTCATGGCCAGAGTCCGCAGGAGAACCAAAGCTCCAGGACTTTGCCGGGTATAAGGTGGGCATGACCCACGTGATATTGGTTGATGATGTGAAGAACAGTCTGACTGAAGGCATGGAGATCTCAGTACCTGTCACAGTTGTGGAAACACCTGCTATTCGTGTTGCTGCTATCCGTGCTTATAATAACACTCACTATGGTGAGAAGGCTGTTGCTGATGCGTGGAGCTCCGATGTCGACGAAAGTCTTGGAAAGACAATCAAGTTACCAAAGGAGTCCAATACCGAGGAAGCTTTGGATAAGATCACTAAGATGATCGAAGAAGGTAGTGTTTCTGACATCAAGGTCGTAACCTACACCTTACCAAAGAAGCTCACAGGTATTCCCAAGAAGAATGCGGACATCATGGAAACCGCAGTCAACGGCTCAAGTGTGCAGGAAAAGTTCGACTACGCAAAGTCCTTACTTGGATCCGAAGTGAAGATCAGCGACGTATTCAACAACGGTGAATTTGTTGACGTGGCAGCCATCACCACCGGAAAAGGAACACAGGGCCCCGTAAAGAGATGGGGTATCAACCTTGCGAAGAACAAGCACTCCAGGCAGGGAAGTCTCAGGCAGATAGGAACCCTTGGTCCTTTCCACCCGGCACGTGTCAGCTGGAGAGTTCCGCAGATGGGTCAGATGGGATACCACCAGAGAACAGAATACAACAAGCGTATTATGAAGGTCTCCACAGATGGCGAGGAGATCAACCCTGAAGGTGGTTTCCTGAACTACGGTCTTGTAAGAGGGGACTATGTACTGCTCAAAGGAAGCATCCCGGGACCCTCCAAGAGGCTTGTAAGGCTCAGAGAACCAATGAGGTCAAAGGCGACTGCAATGGGTGAACCACAGCTCCTTCATGTGAGCACACAATCCAAACAGGGGTGA
- a CDS encoding 50S ribosomal protein L14 has translation MKGVRSNIPRSLNAGSQIDCVDNTGARVVEIVSVKGYRGVKNRHPRAGIGDMCVVSVKKGTPEMRKQILLAVIVRQRQEFRRPDGLRVAFEDNAVVIVDKDGVPKGTDFKGPVAREVAERYPKIGTTASMVA, from the coding sequence ATGAAAGGTGTCAGATCTAACATCCCGCGTTCTCTGAACGCAGGATCACAGATCGACTGCGTGGACAACACAGGTGCCCGTGTAGTCGAGATCGTATCTGTCAAGGGATACCGCGGTGTCAAGAACAGACACCCAAGAGCCGGTATCGGTGACATGTGCGTTGTATCTGTGAAGAAAGGGACTCCTGAGATGCGTAAGCAGATCCTTCTGGCAGTTATAGTCCGCCAGAGGCAGGAATTCCGTCGCCCGGATGGTCTGAGGGTCGCCTTTGAGGATAATGCTGTTGTCATAGTTGACAAGGACGGTGTCCCTAAAGGAACTGACTTCAAGGGACCGGTAGCAAGGGAAGTAGCTGAAAGGTATCCAAAGATCGGTACCACGGCATCTATGGTTGCATGA
- the rplX gene encoding 50S ribosomal protein L24 — protein MVSNQPRKQRKARYNAPLHVKQKYMGAPLSKELREKYGCRSARVIVGDTVKVMRGDHAGSTGKVEGISLKHGTIVIEGVSVSKADGTEVARPVYPSNVVITTLNMKDERRESIISRK, from the coding sequence ATGGTATCAAATCAGCCAAGAAAGCAGAGAAAAGCAAGATACAATGCTCCTCTTCATGTAAAACAGAAGTACATGGGTGCTCCCCTTTCAAAGGAACTGCGTGAGAAGTACGGTTGCAGGTCTGCAAGAGTAATTGTAGGCGATACCGTGAAGGTCATGCGTGGAGACCACGCAGGCAGCACAGGAAAAGTCGAAGGTATCTCTCTCAAGCACGGTACCATCGTAATTGAAGGGGTCAGCGTGTCCAAGGCAGACGGAACAGAAGTTGCAAGACCTGTGTATCCTTCCAATGTGGTTATCACAACCCTTAACATGAAGGATGAGCGCAGAGAATCAATAATCAGCAGGAAGTGA
- a CDS encoding 50S ribosomal protein L22, whose product MARIGYTMEFDPKTSAKAMGSELHISPKKSREVGTAIKGMRIEVAQRYLEDVIGMKQAVPFKRHHEGSGHRKGPMATGRYPVKVAQAYLKILENVRSNAEYKGLEPDQMYIAHVATKRGRVIHGMRPRARGRGSPKNTETVNIEIILNEVR is encoded by the coding sequence ATGGCAAGAATCGGATATACAATGGAGTTTGACCCGAAGACATCTGCTAAGGCGATGGGTTCGGAGCTTCACATATCACCTAAGAAATCCCGCGAGGTCGGAACCGCGATCAAAGGTATGCGTATCGAAGTCGCCCAGAGGTACCTCGAAGATGTTATAGGAATGAAGCAGGCAGTTCCTTTCAAGAGACACCATGAAGGATCAGGACACAGAAAGGGTCCCATGGCAACAGGCAGATATCCTGTCAAAGTTGCACAGGCCTATCTGAAGATCCTGGAGAACGTAAGGAGCAATGCTGAATATAAGGGGCTTGAACCTGACCAGATGTACATAGCTCATGTTGCTACAAAGCGCGGTCGTGTCATCCACGGAATGAGGCCAAGGGCACGTGGACGTGGTAGTCCCAAGAACACGGAAACTGTAAACATCGAGATTATTTTGAACGAGGTGCGCTAA